In Prunus dulcis chromosome 2, ALMONDv2, whole genome shotgun sequence, a single genomic region encodes these proteins:
- the LOC117619562 gene encoding WD repeat-containing protein 91 homolog: protein MENMQYAEELVREFLVFRGFTNTLQAFDSELSTDIGKGFQVDKIMDLIFSVYVPKFQAEKLVGLFSFFKQCLSSSSETVLLTTLSKLEVSILRYYVVSAIQSGRRDKVLEFFGMNGNDLLRRGQDWAAWFAIPYVKKPNSDPEFRIYFSKEWYEALRLSVRNFFSEIFNGTRMPALLKINSEKTTVNRLKKDIKQLNLKLSELQALLEEKDGQLWQLRSNASSLVDASTEETKSSSSVVYEENHLISKDTRETCPPATFQIREAEVNHDWIVAGPAGIRPEINISKSDPNLSSQSSLRAGDGGTADTIHLFQDGPYNENGRESHVEDFPEVKVDFQETFLGHTSPITRCRFSASGNNIASASEDGTVRIWTYDSSTPASRNATIYCGAKIMSLDWECKSDRLLLIGTADGGIKAWNVDAKRVVCDLNTSEAFPSVLDIKCSPVEPIFVSAAASKGHGSSHLDSLGFASLTVWNMKTWKAMTVLPLGKDPPAITSLSFNHNGKILAAAATDGMIHMFDMSAGLQITGWPAHDSAISSILFGPDETSIFSLGVDGKVLEWSLQNQGQILWSRNCSRFCDPESSKNCRHEMALDANGRRLLVTSGLVRAPIYQVRGHAIGLRTLPHSAAITTVDWHPTLPLFVTGSADNSVRVTSMS, encoded by the exons ATGGAGAATATGCAGTATGCCGAGGAGCTTGTGAGGGAGTTTCTTGTCTTTAGAGGATTCACTAACACTTTGCAAGCTTTTGATTCCGAATTATCTACGGATATCGGTAAAGGGTTTCAAGTGGATAAGATAATGGATTTGATCTTCTCGGTGTATGTACCTAAGTTCCAGGCAGAAAAGTTAGTTGGCCTGTTCAGTTTTTTCAAGCAGTGTCTCTCTTCATCATCCGAGACGGTACTTTTGACTACTCTTTCTAAATTGGAGGTGTCTATTCTACGCTACTATGTTGTTAGTGCCATCCAGTCAGGAAGGAGGGACAAAGTTTTAGAGTTCTTTGGAATGAATGGGAATGATTTGTTGCGAAGGGGCCAGGACTGGGCTGCATGGTTTG CCATTCCGTATGTAAAGAAACCAAACTCTGATCCTGAGTTtcgtatatatttttcaaaggaATGGTATGAGGCCTTGCGTTTATCTGTGAGGAACTTCTTTAGTGAGATCTTCAATGGTACTC GCATGCCAGCTCTTTTGAAAATCAATTCAGAGAAGACTACTGTCAACCGTCTAAAAAAAGACATCAAGCAACTTAATCTCAAGTTGTCAGAACTTCAGGCTTTGTTGGAGGAAAAAGATGGTCAGTTATGGCAGTTAAGaag TAATGCTTCATCATTAGTGGATGCAAGCACGGAAGAAACCAAGAGTTCATCAAGTGTGGTGTATGAGGAAAATCATCTTATATCTAAAGATACTCGGGAAACATGCCCTCCTGCTACTTTTCAAATAAGGGAAGCAGAGGTGAATCATGATTGGATTGTTGCTGGACCTGCTGGAATTCGACCAGAAATTAACATATCCAAATCTGATCCTAACTTAAGTTCTCAATCAAGCCTTCGTGCAGGAGATGGTGGAACTGCTGATACTATTCATCTGTTCCAGGATGGCCCGTATAATG AAAATGGCAGGGAAAGCCATGTAGAAGACTTCCCTGAAGTTAAAGTGGACTTTCAG GAGACATTTTTGGGCCACACAAGTCCAATCACTCGCTGCCGCTTTTCTGCATCTGGAAACAATATAGCCAGCGCATCTGAAGATGGCACAGTAAG GATATGGACATATGACTCATCAACTCCGGCATCTAGAAATGCAACCATTTATTGCGGAGCCAAAATTATGTCACTTGACTGGGAATGTAAATCTGACCGATTG CTTCTCATAGGCACTGCTGATGGAGGCATTAAGGCATGGAATGTCGATGCAAAGAGAGTTGTCTGCGATCTTAACACGAGTGAAGCATTTCCAAG TGTCTTGGATATAAAATGCAGCCCTGTAGAGCCAATATTTGTTTCTGCAGCAGCATCCAAGGG GCATGGATCAAGTCATCTTGATAGTCTCGGGTTTGCTTCATTAACTGTGTGGAACATGAAGACATGGAAGGCTATG ACAGTTCTTCCTCTTGGTAAAGATCCACCTGCAATTACATCCCTTAGTTTCAATCACAATGGAAAGATTTTAGCAGCCGCTGCAACTGATGGAATGATTCACATGTTTG ATATGTCTGCCGGTCTACAAATAACTGGGTGGCCAGCACACGACTCTGCTATAAGCTCCATTCTTTTTGGGCCTGATGAGACAAGTATTTTCAGTTTGGGAGTAGATGGAAAG GTTCTTGAATGGAGCTTGCAAAACCAAGGTCAAATCCTTTGGTCAAGAAACTGTAGCAG ATTCTGTGACCCTGAGAGCTCCAAAAATTGCAGACATGAAATGGCTTTAGATGCTAATGGGAGGAGACTGTTGGTAACCTCTGGTTTAGTAAGGGCACCGATATATCAG GTTCGGGGTCATGCTATTGGGTTGAGAACTCTCCCACACAGTGCTGCAATAACTACTGTGGATTGGCACCCAACTTTGCCCCTATTTGTAACAGGATCAGCTGATAACTCTGTCCGAGTCACATCCATGTCATAA
- the LOC117619528 gene encoding hevamine-A-like, translating to MASKPTMSLALLSLVVVLVLAVGANAGGIAIYWGQNGNEGTLAETCASGNYQFVNIAFLSSFGNGQTPMINLAGHCDPSTNECTKLSPQIKSCQAKGIKVILSIGGGAGSYSLTSANDARQVATYLWNNFLGGHSSSRPLGAAVLDGIDFDIEGGTDQHWDDLARYLSVYSKKGKKVYLTAAPQCPFPDAWVGNALKTGLFDNVWVQFYNNPPCQYTSGDVANLEDSWKQWTSAIPAHKIFLGLPAAPQAAGSGFIPATDLNSQILPAIKKWAKYGGVMLWSKYYDDITGYSSSIKNQV from the coding sequence ATGGCTTCAAAGCCCACAATGTCTCTAGCATTGCTCTCTTTAGTGGTGGTGCTAGTTCTGGCTGTGGGGGCTAATGCAGGTGGAATTGCTATATATTGGGGTCAAAATGGAAATGAAGGCACATTAGCTGAAACTTGTGCTTCAGGGAATTACCAATTTGTAAACATAGCTTTTCTCTCCTCATTTGGCAATGGCCAAACCCCCATGATCAACCTCGCCGGTCACTGTGACCCATCGACGAACGAATGTACCAAGTTGAGCCCACAGATAAAGTCATGCCAAGCCAAGGGGATTAAGGTCATTCTCTCCATAGGAGGAGGTGCTGGCAGCTATTCTCTAACCTCAGCTAATGATGCAAGGCAAGTTGCTACTTATCTGTGGAACAACTTCTTGGGAGGACACTCCTCTTCAAGGCCATTGGGAGCTGCTGTTTTGGATGgaattgattttgatattgagGGAGGGACCGACCAGCATTGGGATGACCTTGCAAGGTACCTCTCTGTATATAgcaagaaaggaaagaaagtttACTTGACTGCTGCCCCACAATGTCCCTTTCCTGATGCTTGGGTTGGAAATGCCCTTAAGACAGGCCTCTTTGACAATGTTTGGGTTCAGTTCTACAACAACCCTCCCTGCCAGTACACTTCCGGAGATGTGGCCAATCTCGAAGACTCGTGGAAGCAATGGACTTCAGCCATTCCTGCACATAAGATTTTCTTGGGATTGCCTGCTGCACCTCAAGCTGCTGGCAGTGGATTTATTCCTGCAACTGATCTCAACTCACAAATCCTTCCAGCTATAAAAAAATGGGCTAAGTATGGAGGTGTCATGCTCTGGTCCAAGTATTATGATGATATCACTGGATACAGCTCCTCCATCAAGAATCAAGTctag
- the LOC117618451 gene encoding receptor-like protein EIX1: MLFTITSGTISSIFAVLFVLLTTSAICCLSAGISSNIRCLETQKNALLQFKQGLVDNSNVLGSWESKKDCCQWRGITCSNQTGHVTMLDLYYNSSDISNLETPLSGVIAPSLLELQYLNYLDLSFNNFEGKIPDFIGSLSQLKQLKLAGASLSGPVPPQLGNLSHLYTLDLAHNFVTFENLEWLSHLSSLRYLNMSSLNFSKVVNWPHSISKLPSLVELQLSSCSLPNVNLRSLSFLNSSTSLEVLELSDNFLNSSIFYWMANISTSLVHIGLMGDQLQGLIPDVFSNMISQTSLDLSYNQLEGGIPKSFRNLCRLESLNLRENKLSDKLQDSIENLSCAQDTLESLQLSGNPFWGPFPDNLTRFSSLNELYIDGTNMSGPLPKSFQQLYHLRYLSLVSNQFSGPLPDFTGLSSLRQLFLSKNQLTGSLHESIGQLSSLEFLDISVNSLNGVFTEVHFLNLSRLQFLDVSYNPLSFNLSPYWNPPFQLNSLHMSSSNVGPDFPKWIQTQRKLTALGMSNAGISGSVPNEFWDLSSNLLELNLSMNQIHGKFPNLSTKNCTFFTIDLTSNQFSGPLPPFPSNISNVFLSKNMFSGPLSSLCATQAPELYNLDLSENLLSGELPDCWIQYQALHSLNLAKNNFSGKVPSSLGQLTYVVLLRLHDNNLSGELPPSLKNCTELRVVDLGANKLSGNIPAWIGPSLTNLLVLRLRSNEFYGSIPLSLCSLPALHVLDLSQNNISGALPHCLPNITALSSVSPKVEENWILGFVQLVWKGIEIEFGENLKHLRSIDISNNNLNGDIPQSITSLLKLISLNLSRNSFTGVLPSNFGQLEMLESLDLSRNQISGRIPPSFSSLHYLSVLDLSHNNLSERIPLSTQLQTFNASAFMGNLGLCGPPLTPECPGDGATQDPAAPNGDGGDKTKQEDDGLISFGFYVSMVLGLIIGFWGVCGTLLLKSSWRYAYFRYLDNIKDQIM, encoded by the coding sequence ATGTTGTTCACAATCACAAGTGGTACTATAAGCTCCATATTTGCTGTCTTATTTGTGCTCCTAACAACCTCTGCTATATGTTGTTTAAGTGCTGGGATCAGCTCCAACATTAGGTGCCTAGAGACACAGAAAAATGCTCTGCTTCAGTTCAAACAAGGCCTAGTGGATAACTCCAATGTTCTTGGATCTTGGGAAAGCAAAAAAGATTGTTGCCAGTGGAGAGGAATTACATGCAGCAACCAAACAGGTCATGTAACCATGCTGGATCTCTACTATAATTCTTCTGATATTTCCAATCTTGAAACTCCTTTAAGTGGTGTGATTGCTCCTTCTCTGCTTGAATTGCAATATCTAAATTACTTGGACCTGAGTTTCAATAATTTTGAGGGAAAGATTCCCGACTTCATTGGCTCTTTGAGTCAGCTGAAACAACTCAAACTTGCAGGTGCTAGTCTTAGCGGACCTGTTCCTCCCCAACTGGGAAATCTTTCTCATTTGTATACTCTTGATCTTGCACATAACTTTGTTACCTTTGAAAATCTTGAGTGGTTATCTCATCTTTCCTCTTTGAGATACCTGAACATGTCAAGTCTTAACTTCTCTAAGGTTGTAAATTGGCCTCACTCTATAAGCAAGCTCCCTTCACTGGTTGAGCTGCAGTTATCTTCATGTAGTCTTCCTAATGTCAACCTGAGATCGCTTTCTTTCCTCAATTCTTCGACCTCTCTTGAAGTCCTTGAACTCTCTGataattttcttaattcttcCATTTTCTATTGGATGGCCAATATCAGCACCAGCCTTGTACACATTGGATTGATGGGAGACCAGTTACAAGGTCTCATCCCAGATGTTTTCTCAAACATGATTTCTCAAACATCTCTTGATCTGTCTTATAACCAACTTGAGGGTGGGATACCAAAATCCTTTCGAAACCTATGCAGATTAGAATCATTGAACTTACGGGAAAACAAACTTTCTGATAAACTTCAAGACTCTATCGAAAACTTGTCTTGTGCTCAGGATACCCTTGAGTCCTTACAATTAAGTGGCAACCCGTTTTGGGGGCCATTTCCTGATAATCTTACAAGATTTTCATCCTTGAATGAACTATACATCGATGGTACCAATATGAGCGGGCCTCTCCCGAAAAGTTTTCAGCAACTTTACCACCTAAGATACTTGAGCCTAGTTTCAAACCAGTTCAGCGGGCCATTGCCAGATTTTACAGGTCTTTCATCATTAAGACAACTATTTCTTTCCAAAAATCAACTAACCGGCTCGCTACATGAGAGTATTGGGCAACTTTCTAGCCTTGAATTTTTGGATATTTCTGTGAATTCTTTGAATGGTGTCTTCACAGAAGTCCACTTCTTGAACCTCTCTCGTTTACAGTTTTTGGATGTTTCTTACAATCCTTTGTCTTTCAACTTGAGTCCGTATTGGAACCCACCTTTTCAACTTAATTCATTACACATGAGTTCTAGCAATGTAGGCCCTGACTTTCCCAAATGGATTCAGACACAGAGAAAACTTACTGCTCTTGGTATGTCAAATGCTGGGATCTCAGGTTCAGTACCTAATGAGTTTTGGGATCTATCTTCCAACTTACTTGAATTAAATCTCTCTATGAACCAAATCCATGGGAAGTTTCCCAATCTTTCAACAAAGAACTGCACCTTTTTCACAATTGACTTGACATCTAATCAGTTTTCTGGTCCACTCCCACCATTTCCTTCAAACATAAGCAATGTTTTTCTCTCCAAAAACATGTTTTCCGGACCCCTATCTTCCTTATGTGCAACACAAGCTCCAGAATTGTATAATCTCGACCTTTCTGAGAACCTACTGTCAGGGGAGCTTCCTGATTGTTGGATCCAATATCAAGCATTACACTCACTGAATTTGGCAAAGAATAATTTCTCCGGAAAAGTACCGAGCTCATTAGGGCAGTTAACGTATGTTGTGTTGTTACGCTTGCATGACAACAATCTTTCAGGAGAACTGCCTCCTTCTTTAAAGAACTGTACAGAATTAAGGGTTGTTGACCTTGGAGCCAATAAATTATCTGGAAACATACCAGCATGGATAGGCCCCAGCCTAACAAACTTGCTGGTTCTACGCTTACGGTCTAATGAGTTCTATGGAAGCATACCCTTGAGTCTATGTAGTCTTCCCGCTCTTCATGTTTTAGACCTCTCTCAGAACAATATATCTGGAGCCTTGCCACATTGCCTTCCAAATATAACAGCTTTGTCTTCTGTGTCGCCGAAGGTGGAGGAAAATTGGATTCTTGGCTTTGTACAACTGGTGTGGAAAGGGATAGAGATTGAATTTGGAGAAAATCTTAAGCATTTGAGAAGCATCGACATCTCAAACAATAACTTAAATGGGGACATTCCACAAAGTATAACAAGTTTGCTAAagttgatttctctgaacctATCAAGAAACAGTTTTACAGGTGTGCTTCCCAGCAACTTTGGTCAGTTGGAGATGTTAGAATCTCTTGATTTGTCAAGAAACCAGATATCTGGTAGAATCCCTCCAAGTTTTTCAAGCTTACATTATCTTAGTGTCTTGGACTTGTCACACAACAACTTATCAGAAAGAATTCCACTAAGCACCCAACTTCAAACTTTTAATGCTTCTGCATTTATGGGAAATCTTGGACTTTGCGGGCCACCACTCACGCCAGAATGCCCAGGGGATGGAGCAACTCAAGATCCTGCAGCCCCCAATGGAGATGGAGGTGATAAGACCaaacaagaagatgatggTCTCATAAGCTTCGGATTTTATGTCAGCATGGTGCTTGGATTGATCATAGGATTCTGGGGAGTCTGTGGTACTTTACTGCTTAAGAGTTCTTGGAGATACGCCTATTTCCGTTACTTGGATAATATAAAAGATCAGATTATGTGA
- the LOC117618931 gene encoding protein timeless homolog, with protein MDLQGLSAICSDLGIAEEDANGNRIGYSKSKYCLDNLKDLLRFLRRDDPQNRDVFKQVCKWKIVDQDLVPIIEHCQDDTNLVLNAVKVLVFLTMPIEPSSNDILQQIDFLWRLKSSITSSDIIAVIVSLLESPLENLESDVFTEDDWKLVQLVLTLFRNILAVQEISLQQKAGGTASQFVSLRDGFLELLFHENVMDLVLVITQHIGDSRSYLCQDNLLLLEIFHYIFMGQEPELIANACSKGPKVDGGDTTGSLNSLKSIMEEEEEEKKRLSRLRNMDRHSHFSGTFTQLTLDGSKAVLKGKPTSASCNTLLKPHSHRGPIKKIAWDHGTLPSTKDEILELLHDFVNQFLSGGYNVLMQSIRADTEKEHHAIQNSDVIIFFQVAQFVTSFQYHKSSISKPSISAEADTTEAPTHKDADITFFRGDVCGPIAASMNESMFQLVISKWRYAFDGLKETHDYKFLSAAGSLLKIMIRMLDLVLKLLPENSKEPQTARILLYKLFYDQTDEGMTHFLINLLKSFDTHKQPRSDFADLVEMVYKVLRLMENLQACGTLRVSKKSRKARKKKIPSEKETENTLVGEHATTQKEISISNGEHSTDVSVTENRSLTTSSNGKEDINIPVQPDECKISFLETENLQDSLAHIDCKTSDDANGDLCYSTGDSSADEQVAATDEVDFKVSNLISAFSNINIIQKLCWLLKFYKSNLTSTNHYIVCMLRRISDDLELSPMLYQLSLLTTFYDILVEQKSSPCKAYETIVDFLTNLVRKMLKKMKNQPLLFVEILFWKTRKECHYINAEYLMHELGHLKKESRNWANSLGDEEIGQSLDKGWTSRSIADALGEDEADVVLSHELGHENSGENFGKVKGGTASISDNEIDGQANYDNGAQAIENETEKVSRKNKRLVIGAELEMKIKDLYEKFKDDQNCSHLIAKALDPDGRVSPAQISNKLKQLGLKVVRRKRLRHAQESVSTGPSQIDGDGRVVKAINSHCESNSQPLHTRKRVHAFSEDQETNIRSLYEQLKDHKRCSHMIANAMDGDGKFTASQVSRKLKQLGLYIPRKKRSTAGMLRDEDLNDSNTNKEHDSDDDTLLSLMKRGKKDRSRFSEELLEQTTGRKVSEDDSDDEILSSVLKKTRRPLSKPMDLNSAAISIRGTSSSNALEDGVDEGSAFKHVSPNGMAEAEVRGTGTGTGNPLDAGPVKNLEDLQHEQMDNDLADSGDEMAYGAFPESSVSRRKLRMVLEDEDDD; from the exons ATGGACTTGCAAGGCTTATCGGCGATATGCTCTGATCTTGGAATTGCAGAAGAGGATGCCAATGGCAACCGGATCGGTTACTCAAAGAGCAAGTACTGCTTAG ATAATTTGAAAGATTTGCTAAGGTTTTTGAGGCGTGATGACCCACAGAATCGGGATGTTTTTAAACAAGTCTGTAAATGGAAGATTGTGGATCAGGATTTGGTACCCATTATTGAACACTGCCAAGATGACACCAACTTGGTTTTAAATGCAG TGAAGGTTCTTGTGTTCCTAACTATGCCAATTGAGCCTTCATCAAATGACATtttacaacagatagattttctATGGAGGTTGAAGTCTTCAATTACGTCCAGTGACATTATTGCAGTTATAGTATCACTTCTGGAAAGCCCATTAGAAAATTTGGAAAG TGATGTGTTCACGGAGGATGACTGGAAATTGGTGCAGCTGGTACTTACTTTATTCCGAAACATTTTAGCTGTTCAAGAAATTTCACTACAGCAGAAGGCTGGGGGAACTGCCAGTCAATTTGTATCACTCAGAGATGGATTTCTGGAACTTTTGTTTCATGAGAATGTTATGGACTTAGTTTTGGTCATAACCCAGCATATTGGGGATTCCCGTAGCTATCTCTGTCAAGATAACTTGCTTTTATTGGAGATTTTTCATTACATATTTATGGGTCAAGAGCCAGAGTTGATTGCAAACGCATGTTCAAAAGGTCCTAAG GTGGATGGAGGAGACACCACAGGTTCTCTAAATAGTCTCAAGTCTATaatggaggaagaagaagaagagaaaaaaagacttTCTAGACTACGCAACATGGATCGTCATTCACATTTTAGCGGAACATTTACCCAGCTTACTTTG GATGGTTCTAAGGCAGTCTTGAAGGGAAAACCTACTTCTGCCTCTTGTAATACCTTGCTTAAACCACATAGTCATCGGGGTCCAATAAAAAAGATTGCTTGGGATCATGGGACATTGCCTTCAACGAAGGATGAGATTTTAGAATTGCTTCATGATTTCGTAAACCAGTTTTTATCAGGGGGTTACAATG TTTTGATGCAGTCAATTCGCGCGGATACTGAAAAGGAACACCACGCAATTCAGAACAGTGATGTCATTATCTTCTTTCAGGTTGCTCAGTTTGTTACTTCTTTCCAATATCACAAGTCTTCAATTTCTAAG CCAAGCATCAGTGCAGAAGCAGACACAACTGAAGCTCCCACCCATAAAGATGCTGATATTACATTCTTCAGAGGTGATGTATGTGGACCCATCGCAGCATCAATGAACGAGTCAATGTTCCAACTAGTCATTTCAAAGTGGCGTTATGCATTTGATGGCTTGAAGGAAACACATGACTACAAGTTTCTGTCTGCAGCTGGTTCTCTTTTGAAAATTATG ATTCGAATGCTAGATTTGGTGCTTAAGTTATTGCCAGAGAACTCCAAGGAGCCTCAAACAGCCCGCATACTTCTGTACAAGTTATTTTATGACCAGACTGATGAGGGGATGACTCATTTCCTGATAAATTTGCTCAAATCATTTGATACTCACAAACAACCCAGAag TGATTTTGCAGATCTGGTAGAGATGGTTTATAAAGTTTTGCGACTAATGGAAAACCTTCAAGCATGTGGAACTTTGAGG GTTTCTAAAAAATCAAGGAAGGcgaggaagaaaaaaataccGAGTGAGAAGGAAACAGAAAATACACTTGTAGGAGAACATGCTACCACTCAGAAAGAGATCAGCATCTCCAATGGTGAACATTCAACAGATGTGAGTGTGACAGAGAACAGAAGCCTAACCACAAGTTCCAATGGGAAAGAAGATATCAATATCCCTGTTCAGCCTGATGAATGCAAAATATCGTTTTTGGAGACAGAAAACCTCCAAGACAGTCTGGCACATATAGATTGCAAAACTTCTGATGATGCCAATGGTGATCTTTGTTATAGCACCGGTGATTCTTCTGCTGATGAGCAGGTAGCTGCAACTGATGAAGTTGATTTTAAGGTgtcaaatttgatttctgCTTTTTCAAACATCAACATCATCCAGAAATTGTGTTGGTTGCTTAAGTTTTATAAGAGTAATTTGACCAGTACAAATCACTACATAGTATGCATGCTGCGAAGGATCAGTGATGACCTCGAGCTCTCCCCAATGCTGTATCAG TTATCACTTCTCACTACATTCTATGACATCCTAGTTGAGCAGAAGTCATCTCCATGCAAGGCATATGAAACCATTGTTGATTTTTTGACAAATTTGGTCAGGAAAATGCtcaaaaagatgaaaaatcaaCCCCTACTTTTTGTGGAAATTCTCTTCTGGAAGACTCGCAAAGAATGCCATTACATTAATGCTGAGTATTTAATGCATGAGCTTGGCcatttgaagaaagaaagtagAAACTGGGCAAACAGTTTAGGggatgaagaaattggtcagtCACTGGACAAGGGATGGACAAGTAGAAGCATAGCTGATGCACTTGGTGAAGACGAAGCTGATGTTGTGCTCTCTCATGAGCTTGGACATGAGAA CAGCggagaaaattttggcaaggtGAAGGGAGGTACTGCATCTATTTCAGATAATGAGATCGATGGGCAAGCAAATTATGACAA TGGGGCCCAGGCAATAGAGAATGAAACTGAAAAGGTTTCTAGAAAAAACAAGCGACTTGTTATTGGGGCTGAACTGGAGATGAAAATTAAGGATCTGTATGAGAA ATTCAAGGATGACCAGAACTGTAGTCATCTTATTGCGAAAGCTCTTGATCCTGATGGTAGAGTTTCGCCAGCTCAAATTTCCAACAAGCTTAAACAGCTTGGACTGAAAGTTGTCCGAAGGAAAAGACTGCGCCATGCTCAAGAATCTGTTTCCACTGGGCCTAGTCAAATTGATGGAGATGGAAGAGTAGTAAAAGCAATTAATTCTCATTGTGAATCAAACAGTCAGCCGCT GCACACAAGAAAAAGAGTCCATGCCTTCAGTGAAGATCAGGAAACTAACATTAGGTCTCTATATGAGCA ATTAAAAGACCATAAAAGGTGCAGCCACATGATTGCAAATGCAATGGACGGTGATGGTAAATTCACAGCTTCTCAAGTTTCTCGTAAGCTTAAGCAGCTTGGTTTATATATTCCTCGGAAGAAGAGGTCCACAGCCGGCATGCTGAGAGATGAGGATCTTAATGACTCTAATACAAACAAAGAGCATGACTCTGATGATGATACGCTGTTATCATTAATGAAAAG GGGCAAAAAGGATCGTAGCAGATTCAGTGAAGAGTTACTAGAGCAGACTACTGGACGAAAAGTGTCGGAAGATGATTCTGATGATGAAATCCTAAGCTCTGTTCTCAA AAAAACCAGGAGACCCCTTTCCAAGCCCATGGATCTGAACTCTGCAGCCATCTCAATTCGGGGAACATCAAGCAGTAATGCTCTGGAAGATGGAGTTGACGAAGGCTCTGCCTTCAAGCATGTTAGTCCGAATGGCATGGCAGAAGCTGAAGTCAGAGGCACCGGCACTGGCACTGGCAATCCATTAGATGCTGGACCTGTGAAAAATTTGGAGGATTTGCAACATGAGCAAATGGACAATGACTTGGCGGATTCAGGGGATGAAATGGCTTATGGTGCATTCCCAGAGAGTAGCGTAAGCAGAAGGAAGTTGAGGATGGTacttgaagatgaagatgatgactGA